ATCCATTGATCCACCGACTTCGGCAGCGCCGGCGTCGGAGACGGTTCGAAAACGTTGCCTGTGTCCCGAATGGCGACGTTGGTTGGGACGCGTGCCTCGCCAGCGGCAAGAACGTCCCCGGTGAGCGCGGACCAGCCACCATCCAAGCCGTCGAGGTAATCGAAGAGCGGGTCCACCAGCGACCACGAAGACGTCGACGTGACAAGGACCACCGACCGGTTGCGGGGCTGGTCGGCGAAGGCCTGGATGGATCCGAGACCGTCCTCGATGTTGGCGCGAAGCTCGGTGGGCAGTGCGACATCGACGGCTGTGCCGTCGCCGCCCAGCGGTGGATTCAGCGTCGTCTGCTCGATCGCCTTCGAGTTGGCCACTATGAGCGCGCCGGTGTCGGAATCGGCGGCGGTCTTGAGATCGACGACCTCCGGCGTCAGTTGCGTGCTCGTGAGACGAGCGATCGCGCCGACCACCCGCGCGGCATACGAGAGCTGATCGGGACCGCTGCCGTCCAACGCGACCATGAAGCGGGGGCTGAACTCCGATGGAAAGGCGCCAAACCCGTTGAGCGGGGGCCCTCCCCGCTGCATGGTCAACGTCGATCGCGGATCGACCTGGAAGCTGATGGGCGCGGTCAACGGTCCACATGCTTCGTGTGGCGAGTAGGTGAACGCGAAGTCGAGGTTGACCCCCTGACCGAATGCCGGGCGCTGCAGGTCGAACGTCGCATCGAGAACACCGGTGTTGTCCAGTGCGGTCCGGTAGACGACGATTCCGTTGGACCGGATGACGACACTCGCGGCGTCGTCCTTGGGCACCGGGGTGTAGTCGGCGAGCAAATGGACCTGCACGCTGTCGACTCGGCCCGCGCCCAACGCAGAGCGGTCCACACCGATCGTGAGGCTGCCGGTTCGAAGAACGTCGGTCTTGCCGCTCAAGTTCAACTGGCTGAACGTCAATGTGTCGCCGCTCAGCGGGGTTTCCGATCCCGGTTGGTCGACCCGCGACGCACGTGTCTGCGCCAGCGACTGGAGCTGATTGACGAGCAGCGAGGCCTGGGCCGACAGCTCGTCACCACTACCGGAGATCCGCAGGTATGCGTCCGGGCTTCCGGCCCTTTCGACGGTCAGGCCTGCGGGGCCGCCTGCCTCGACGACGACGGCGCGCGCCAGCTGGGTTGCGGGCGGCGGGGCGGCGCCGCGCGGTTGGGGGACGACCGTGATCGCCATCGGCTGGATGTTGTAGAGGCGCGCGAGAGTGGTGACCAACGTCAGCGCCGTCTGCTGTTCCGCGGCGTCGGCGTCGGCGGGCGCATACATGGTGACCCGCTCCAGCACGGGCGGGAAGAAATTCGCGATCGTGGTTGCCGGCGCCTCGGTGCCGGCGAACACGGTTCCCAGGTCGCTGAGAAACAACTGCTGCAGCGGGCCGCAGAATCCGGCGGCGTTGTTGAGTGGGCGCACAGTGAACGAAAGGTCGATGGTCGATGACCGCACCCGGGCGCCCGTGATGTCGACATCGAAGGGCGTCGTCGCCTGAGCAGCCGCCTTGGGTGGCAGGCCGACCGTCCCCAGAAATTTTCCGTCTCCGTCGCTGATCTCGAGGAACCCGGCATCGATGTTGATGGGAGCGTGGATGACGCCTTGCACTCGGGTCGGAGAAAGCCCCGGGGGTACCGGTATCGCCAAATCAGTTGGGCTGTCGGCGCTGAGATACACCTCCGGTTTCAATCCAAGCGCGGGCCAGTCCAACCTGACCGTCGCCGGGGGCGGCGGATCGGCATTCTCGTCGGGTTGCGCAACTGCTGTGCCAGCCGGTGAAATCGCGAGCACCGACGACAGAATGATCAGTGCCGAAATCAGCGCACGCGCCGCGCAGCTGCGATCAACAACAGCGGCGACCGGGTGCACGGCTCTACCCCCAATTGTTCGAGCTTCGTAATCCCAACAGGGGTTGGACTATACCGGCGGACATCGCAGGCGGATGCGTTATTGGAGGCCCGGAGAAGCCATCTCACGAGTTAGCCAACTTCTACGATTATCACCGTCAAGGCGATTCATTCTGGGATAGCGTGTTACGACTTGCGCGCGCCTGATGAGCTCGCGTGGAAGTGGCGAATGAGGGGGGTATCAGCCGGTGAAGGGTCGCGTTTGACTGTTCAAGAGTTCGCCAAGATTCTGCGTGCCCGGTGGAAGTTAATCTGCGGCACAATTGCCGTCGTTGTATTGGCTGCGGTCGGTTACTCGCTACTCGCCATTCCGCAATACCAGGCCTCGGTGCGACTCTTTGTCTCCACGCCATCCGACGGAACGAACACTCAGACATACGACGGCGGTCTCTTCGCGGAACGCCGCGTGCTCTCATACACCGAGTTGTTGACCGGCGACATCGCGGCTCAGCGCACCATCGACAAGCTCGGCCTCGACATGACTGCGGCCCAACTTCAGGAGAAAGTCGAAGCCGTCGTGCCGGCCGAAACCGTGTTGATCGACGTGACGGTCACCGATTCCTCGCCGACCCGAGCCCGCGACATCGCCAATACATTGGCCGATGAGTTCGTCGTCATGGCGGCCCGATTGGAGACCCCCGAATTGGGGCAGCCACCCAACGCGCGAGTCGTCGTACAGCAGCGTGCCGAGGTACCGAGCAGCCCGGTGAATTCGAAGACGAAACGAATTCTGGCGATCGCCGCCTTGGTGGGTGCACTGCTGGGTGTCGTCATTGCTGTCATACGTGACCGGATGGATGATTCGGTGAAGAGTCCAGACGCGCTGGAAGGGACCACCGGCGTCGGCCTGCTCGCCGACATTCCGTTCGACGCGCAGCGCAGAACACAACCGCTGGTCCGGTTCGAGAGCGATCGCTCGGCGTTCGCCAACGCATTTCGTGAGCTGCGGATCAATCTGCGATTTCTGCAGATCGCCGAGGGACCCCGCGTGCTTGTCATCACGAGCTGCGTTCCTGCTCAGGGCACGACGATGACGGCGGTCAACTTGTCGCTCGCGTTGGCGGACGCCGGCCACAACGTCGTGATCGTCGACGGTGACCTGCGCCGCCCCAGGGTGGCGGCGAGTTTCGACCTTGCCGGGGACGCCGGTCTGAGCGACGTACTCAGCGGTGCGGTCCCCCTACGGGATTCGTTGCAGGAGACCGGTTTCGCCCATCTGAGCGCGCTCACGTCCGGAGCCATCCCGGGTGATCCGACCGAGCTGCTGGAGTCTCGAGCGACCGCGGATGTCCTGGGACAGCTGAGTGGGCAATTCGACTATGTCGTCGTCGACTCGCCGTCTCTACTCGTCAAGGATGCCGCGATTCTGGCGACGAGCGCTCAGGGAGTGCTGATCGTCGCGCGGTCGGGCCAGACCACGCGCAAGCAACTGGGCGATGCGATTCACACGCTCAGACGAGCTGGTGCGCCATTGCTCGGCTCTGTGTTGTCGATGACACGTGCAAAAAAGCGGTCGAAGGGTGACGACTACTACCGCAATCCGGACGCCGGACAGGGCGGGCAAAAGCGCCGCGGCACTCACCAGAAGTGATTGGGCCCGCACATCATGGACCGCTACGGACCACCGCGCGACGGAATCCCCGCCACGTTCGTAGCCTCGGTTCCGAGAAACGCGAGCGCCGCCACGACGCCGCCCGAGCGGTCATTCGGCACGTTCGTTGCGGCCCTTCCGCGCCTGTTCCGCACGGGAGCAACGGATTTCCGGCGTCACGAGTACGCGTTTGCGTTGCTGATCGTCACTGCCATCGGGCTGGTCGTCGTCCCCGACTTGATCACGTATCTGACTGTCGAGCACGAACCGATCCTGCCGCCGGGGGAGGCCACCACCTCAGCGGATCTTCCGATCGCCCAACTTGCCAGTCTGGGCGGATCGGCGCTCCTGCTTGCGCTGAGCACCGCTGTCGTCTTCATGCGTGGCTACCCGAACCGCGATATCACCGGTGTCCTCCTGCTGCTGCTCGCGGTGAACCTGCCCTATCTCGTGAGCCCGAAACTCCCTCCCGTAGTCGACTTTCCGAAGATCGTTCTCGCCAATGTCTTCATCCTTGCGCTCTGGAAAGTGGGGGCACCCGTCGCGGGGCTGAAATGGCTTCCGCTCACTGTCGCGGTGATCGCGGGCTACTCGCTGATCGGCGGACTGCTCATTCCCGACTACGCGATGTACAACCCCAACTCCGAAAAGGCGATCATCCCGGGCTGGGAGCTGGCGGGTCCTTTCGGCCACGCGAACGTGCTCGGGATGTACTGCGCACTCGCGTTTGCGCTCACACCCCTCATCGTCGACCGGAGATGGCGCCTTCTTGTCGGATCTATTCTGTTCGTGACGATGGTGGCCGCAGCGTCGAGAACTGCGCTGATCGCGGCCGGTCTGGTCGCGTTGTGGTGGGTGATCTGCTGGTTCAAATCGTCGAAATCGATCCGGCTTGCCGGGACGGTCCTCGTCAGCGTCACCGCATCCGCAATGTTCGTGTTTCCCTTCCTGCATTGGGACCCGCGCGCTTTCACTGAGCGTGCCCACGTGTGGGCGGAAAGTCTGCGAGTGTGGCAGCAGTCGCCTGCGGTCGGCATGGGTGTCAACTGGTTCCTGGACGATGCACAGGCAATGGGGAACGTCGCCAAGTGGGCGTTCGTGGGGACTGGACACAACGTGGTCGTGGACACCCTGGTGAGATCCGGTCTCATCGGAATTGTCGTGTTCCTGCCTCTCCTCATCGCAGCGGTGGCATCGACTCGTGCGTTGCCTGTGACAAGTCAGCAGATCGCCTGTTTCGGATTTATGATGGCGTTTTTCCTGGGCGCGACAACAGAGGCCAGTTGGGCGCTGCTTCCCAATCTGCAGTTGTTTCCGATCAGTGGACTGGTATTCGCCGTGCTGATCGTGACCAGGCGTGACGCCCAGGTCCCCGACGGACCGCTGTGAGTGCCAAGAAGGCGGTGAGCGTCGTCATCCCGACGATCGGTCGGCCCAGCTTGCGGACAGCTGTGGAGTCGGCGCTCGGTCAAACGGCACCTCCGGTGGAGGTCATCGTCGTCGTCGATGCGGATTGTGAACCCGATCTACCCAACTCGTCAGCCGTCCGCGTGCTGCGAACTTCAGGAGGCGTCGGGCCGAGTCTGGCGAAGCATCTCGGCATCGAGTCGGCGAATGGAGATATCGTTGCGCTGCTCGATGATGACGACGTATGGCGACGGGACAAACTCGAGATCCAGCTGGATGCTGCGCCGCCAGGGGAACAATGGATCGTGGCGTCGCGCTTCTCCGTACACATCGATGGACGTGACCCGATCATCGGGCCGCGCACCCTGATCGGGCGCAATGAACCGGTCGCCCCGTACCTGTTCGAACTCCGTGAGCGACAGGCGTTCAACATGGTTCAGACATCAACGCTCGTGTTTCCACGGGCGTTGACTCAGACGGTGCCGATGTCAGTGGCCGCCGGTTCGATACACGACGACCCGAAGTGGTTGATTCATGTGCGGCGTGCGTATCCGGATCTGCCCATCGTGCAGGTCGCCGAGCCGCTGGTCGACATCGTGTGGACGGCGGCGTCGCTGTCGCGGTCGGGGGTTGATCGCAGTCAGGACCTGATCGATTGGGGCATAGCCGAACTCGGTGGTGAGTCCAAGAGAGTGCTGGGGGATTACCTACTGACCTCGCCGGTCGGTTCCGCACTGGGGGCTGGTTCGCCCCGCGGTATCGCCAGGTCGGTTGTCGCGGCAGTCCGTTACGGTCGCCCGGGCCGGCTGGCATGGGCGAGCGTAGTCAAGTCGATGCTGCGTCTCAGTGGGGGGCGGGCGAGAGCGTTCGTTACTCGCTTGGCCGGCCCTTCGAAGAAACTGTGACTCGATCCGCTCATGGCCTCGTTTCTTCGCAACACAATTCTCGGCTTCGGTTCCGGCGCCGCGGTGGCCCTTGCCGGATTCATCGGAAATGCGATCACCGCTCGGCTGCTCGGGCCCGACCAACTGGGCATCTTCGCCTATGTCGTCTTCTGCGTCACGATCGCCTCAGTCGTCGCGAGCATGGGCATCAATGTGGTACAGCAGAGATTCATCCCGAATCTTCGTGCCGAGCGCAAAGGCGATGAAGCAGAAGGGCTGACCGGCGCGCTCACCCGGGTGTCGATGCTGGCCGCGGTCGTCGGTGGTGCCGCATTGTTCGCCTTTCTGTACTGGCCCGGGCGTGAGGCCACGGAAATGCCTTCGCAGACAACCCAGATGGTCGTGTTTGCGTTAGCGCTCATCTGGTTTCTCTTCTGGAGAATGGCTGAGGTCTACCAGTTCTACCTGCGGGGCGAACAGCGCTTCGGTGAGCTCGCGCGCATCTCGGCGATCTCGGCGTTGCTCAAACTGGCGGTGATTGCACTGGGCGCCTGGTTGTTCGGCATACCCGGCGCGCTGGCCGGTTTCATTGCAGGCAATCTTCTGCCGGCGTCCCGAATCGCCCGGCTGCTGCGGATGAAGCCGTTTGTCGGACAGGTGCTGCGGGGCCAGGTGGTGAAGTTCGCGATGGCGAGCTGGGCGACCGGTGTGCTGGGCGCACTGGTATTCGGCCGAACAGAGATTCTGTTTCTCGAGCACTACACCGGCCTCAGCGCGGTGGGATACTTCACTGCGGCGGTGACGGTGGCTGAGATGGCGGTTCAGCTTCCCCCCCTGCTGCTTTCGGCGCTGCTACCTCGGTTCAGCGAACAGCACGGCCTTGGCGCCCAGGACGACATGCAGCGCCTGTACCGCACCATGACGGCCCTCATCGCGATGTTGATCGTCCCACTATGCGCAGGACTTGCTGCAATAGCGCCGGTGCTGGTGCCGCTGCTGTTCGGTGACGAGTTCCGAGGGGCGGTTCCGGTGGCCTCGGTGCTGCTCATCGCGGCGGCCATAAGCAGCCTGGGCGTCACGACCCTGTATCTGCTCCAGAGCATCGGCAAGGCTGGATTCCTGCTGATGTCGAACGGAGTGGGATTGATCGGCACCATTGTGCTCGGGTTCATCCTGGTGCCTCACTTCGGACTGATTGGAGCTGCCTGGTCCCGAGGCTTGGTCCAGGTATCAGTTGTCCTCATCGAAACCTGGTATGTGACAAGGAAATTAGAGATCTCTCCGCCCTACCGGGCGTTGGGTGC
The sequence above is drawn from the Mycobacterium gallinarum genome and encodes:
- a CDS encoding polysaccharide biosynthesis tyrosine autokinase, with the translated sequence MTVQEFAKILRARWKLICGTIAVVVLAAVGYSLLAIPQYQASVRLFVSTPSDGTNTQTYDGGLFAERRVLSYTELLTGDIAAQRTIDKLGLDMTAAQLQEKVEAVVPAETVLIDVTVTDSSPTRARDIANTLADEFVVMAARLETPELGQPPNARVVVQQRAEVPSSPVNSKTKRILAIAALVGALLGVVIAVIRDRMDDSVKSPDALEGTTGVGLLADIPFDAQRRTQPLVRFESDRSAFANAFRELRINLRFLQIAEGPRVLVITSCVPAQGTTMTAVNLSLALADAGHNVVIVDGDLRRPRVAASFDLAGDAGLSDVLSGAVPLRDSLQETGFAHLSALTSGAIPGDPTELLESRATADVLGQLSGQFDYVVVDSPSLLVKDAAILATSAQGVLIVARSGQTTRKQLGDAIHTLRRAGAPLLGSVLSMTRAKKRSKGDDYYRNPDAGQGGQKRRGTHQK
- a CDS encoding O-antigen ligase family protein; its protein translation is MGPHIMDRYGPPRDGIPATFVASVPRNASAATTPPERSFGTFVAALPRLFRTGATDFRRHEYAFALLIVTAIGLVVVPDLITYLTVEHEPILPPGEATTSADLPIAQLASLGGSALLLALSTAVVFMRGYPNRDITGVLLLLLAVNLPYLVSPKLPPVVDFPKIVLANVFILALWKVGAPVAGLKWLPLTVAVIAGYSLIGGLLIPDYAMYNPNSEKAIIPGWELAGPFGHANVLGMYCALAFALTPLIVDRRWRLLVGSILFVTMVAAASRTALIAAGLVALWWVICWFKSSKSIRLAGTVLVSVTASAMFVFPFLHWDPRAFTERAHVWAESLRVWQQSPAVGMGVNWFLDDAQAMGNVAKWAFVGTGHNVVVDTLVRSGLIGIVVFLPLLIAAVASTRALPVTSQQIACFGFMMAFFLGATTEASWALLPNLQLFPISGLVFAVLIVTRRDAQVPDGPL
- a CDS encoding glycosyltransferase family 2 protein, with amino-acid sequence MSAKKAVSVVIPTIGRPSLRTAVESALGQTAPPVEVIVVVDADCEPDLPNSSAVRVLRTSGGVGPSLAKHLGIESANGDIVALLDDDDVWRRDKLEIQLDAAPPGEQWIVASRFSVHIDGRDPIIGPRTLIGRNEPVAPYLFELRERQAFNMVQTSTLVFPRALTQTVPMSVAAGSIHDDPKWLIHVRRAYPDLPIVQVAEPLVDIVWTAASLSRSGVDRSQDLIDWGIAELGGESKRVLGDYLLTSPVGSALGAGSPRGIARSVVAAVRYGRPGRLAWASVVKSMLRLSGGRARAFVTRLAGPSKKL
- a CDS encoding lipopolysaccharide biosynthesis protein — translated: MASFLRNTILGFGSGAAVALAGFIGNAITARLLGPDQLGIFAYVVFCVTIASVVASMGINVVQQRFIPNLRAERKGDEAEGLTGALTRVSMLAAVVGGAALFAFLYWPGREATEMPSQTTQMVVFALALIWFLFWRMAEVYQFYLRGEQRFGELARISAISALLKLAVIALGAWLFGIPGALAGFIAGNLLPASRIARLLRMKPFVGQVLRGQVVKFAMASWATGVLGALVFGRTEILFLEHYTGLSAVGYFTAAVTVAEMAVQLPPLLLSALLPRFSEQHGLGAQDDMQRLYRTMTALIAMLIVPLCAGLAAIAPVLVPLLFGDEFRGAVPVASVLLIAAAISSLGVTTLYLLQSIGKAGFLLMSNGVGLIGTIVLGFILVPHFGLIGAAWSRGLVQVSVVLIETWYVTRKLEISPPYRALGAIALASVAQAAVAYVLCLEFGGLVALLIAIPAAMITYLVALRILTVTRIVDPGLRDRLIAKAPQRMRPVISRIL